The window TAGTGGTGGCAGTGGCCCCGGATCAAGCCACCAACCTGCTTGTTTGGGCCTGGAGGGGCCCTCTTGGCATCTCCCGCTCAGTGAGCTGGTGGCCCAGAGCCTGGCCAACCAGGTAAAGGGGACTCAGCCTCACCTTAGTTCTCACGGTGTCCCCACTCCTTCAGCTCCAGCCTGCCGCCAGCTGCTGGACCGAGGCGCAGCCTTGTGCCCTCTCCCCGGCGGTGCTCTCCCGGGGCAGGGGGCCGAGCTGACCACCCCCCTCAGGAAGCTCAGCAGTGCACAGACCACATGCAACCACACCTGCAAGCTCATCCCCCAGATCTGCCCCTGTGGCGCACCCCGACCCCGACCCCTGCCATCCTGTCTGGGCCAGGCCAGCGGTTCTCCCTCCAAAAGGGCTCTAGTCCATTCTCCACATCGCAGCTTGAGAAGTATTGTAAAACCGTAAATCTGATTTCTCCTCTACCCTGCTTACAACACTCTGTTGCTCCCCATGGCCTTCAGGTTGGTCCAGACCGCTGGCCCAGGCAATGAGGGTGGCCCAAGGTGGCTGGGCCTCACCATTCTGCCCCCTTGCACGTCGCTGTGGCTCTAGTCACTCTGACCTACTTAGCATTCCTGGACGGCCCAGCTGGCTCAAGGCTCAAGGCTCAAGGCTTTGCTCCTATGAGTCACTATTGGGCATGgcggccccacccaccccaccccttctcaCCCGCTCTCCGGCTCCTGGACATCTTGCCCCTGCCTTGCCCCATCCTTTGGTGACACAGGTGGGGCCCCAGAGGCAGGTGAGCTGGCTCCCCAAAGCCCAGCTGAGGGAAGCGGCTGCCGAGAAGCTGCCCTCCGCAGAGCAGCCTCCCGGCCTGTCAGGCCACAACACGAGGGACACAGAGCTCAAGACAGACTCCTTCCTAGGTGTCGCCCTCAATACACCAGCCCACCGCCTGTCCTAGTGCTCCAAGTTGGCTATGCAGCACAGCCTGGAGCCCACACGGTACCCAGCCCTGTCACGCTAGACATTCCAGGCCCTCCTCTAGCACCCTGGGTGTGCCCCCACACCATTCTGCTCTGTGTACTtgtcatctcatttcatcctgcTGCCACTCAACCAGCGAGAAAGAAGCTCTGGGAGACAAAGGAGCCGGGCAGCTCTGCGGACTCAGCCCCCTGGGCTGAGAAGCCCGAGTTCCCTCAGGAACAGCCAGGGAGGAGGCCGGTGGCTCGGGGTCCACAGCCTCAGCCTGTCAGCCCCTTGGACCAGGCTGTGAGCgcccacacctcccccacccacccaccaggctCACCGTAGAGATAGGCCACCAGGGGGTAGCCCTGGGGGCTCTGCTCTGGCCCCTGGCCTGGCTCACCCACTCCGGGTAGGGTGTGCGGAAGGGGACAACCAGAAAGCCAGCTGGTGAGCTGTcgtcaatatttattgaaagacagGGTGATGAGTGGGAACCAGCAGCAGCAAAGTCCATGGGAacacaggctgggggagggcagagaggaggctccagggctgtggggagagtTAGGCCAGAGACTGGGGAAAGCCTGGTGGATGCCCTGCCCAGGGTTGCCCAGCCaagaggctgtggggaggggcagcgAGGTGGCGGTCCGGTGCCCGCTCCAGGACTCCAGGCCTGGCTGAACGGTTGAGGCTGGCACTGCCTGTGGTGCAGGGAGTGGGCCTCTTTGCCCTGGGTGACAGTGTCACCAAGGCCCTGGCTCAGGACTTGAGACTTGGGCCATCGGGTGGCACATACATGGGCTCGACATGGGCCCAGCTGAGGGCCTGCTCATCGGCCCAGGCAAGCAGCTCGGCGGCTCGGTGCAAGAAGACCATGAGTAGGGTGTGCACGTCTCCCTCGGCCGAATGGGCCGCGCTCGGTTCCGCCTGAAAGTAGCGGCGGAAGAGGCTGCCCAGGCTGTAACCCTTGCTGCCCTGGGCCCGGGTGCCGTGGCTGTGGGCACGGTCCAGGCCCCGCAGTGCCGGCAGTGTATCCAGGCAGACAGTGTCCCCGGGCAGGTGGGCGCCCAGGCGCTGCAGCTCCATGCACAGCAGGGGGAAGTCATAATCGAAGCCGTTGTGGGCCACAAGGCAGACAGGGCCTTCCTGGCGGCTTAGGAATCCCTGCAGCGTCCGCACCACGGCATCGTCAAAGCCTGCCTTCCGGCACCTCGCCAGGCCCTCATTGCTCAGGCCAGTGATCTCGCTGGCCCTGGTGGTGAAGGGGCGCTCCGGGCTCATGCACAGTGTGAGCTTATCCAGGACCCGGGGCAGCACAGGGGCGCCAGACTCGTCGAGCTCTGGATTCTCCAGCAACGAGCGGTGGACGGCAAACAGGGAGATCTCTGCAATCTCAGGGTCCACGCTGGGGAGCCCGGTGGCTTCCAGGTCCAGGAAGACAAAGGTCTCAGCCCGGGGTGCCTTGGACATAGTGATGTTCTCACAGGGACAGTGAAGCCTATAGCTGCCAAGGCAAGAGGCGCAAAACCTGAGGGCCAAGAGATGGGGGTGCCTGGACCCAGCCACCCACAGCCATGCTCGTGGCCAAGGTTCCCACCCCTGTGTTCACCCCCTGCCACCTCATGGGACTTCAGGCTCTAGGAGCCACTTCTAAGAGCCATATGCAGGGAGACTGTTCAGGGGCCTCCAGAGCTGGAACCCAGTGACCGGGGCCTGTTACTTCTTTTCTGTCCAGGGTGAGGTCTCCTAGAGGATTGTCACCCCATCCACTCTgactctctgtccctccctggccATCCCCACTACTACCACCTAGTTGACAGCAAAAAGATCTGATGTGCACAGACCCCAGCCCAGAGgcctctgcctctggcctccagggACATGGACATGGACAGGAAGAATGTGCCAAGCCCATGTCATCAGGGACAAGGGGAGGTGCAGCCCAGGATGGCGTCCTCACCAACACACCATGGCCAGGAGCCTTTGGCAATGCACCCCAGGGTCAGCAGCTGGGAAGCAGGCAAATGGGCACCCGAGAAAGCCCTCACGGtgacccccagcctccctggcttgGCCTCGTCTGGCTTCCTCCCTGGCACACAAGTCCTGGCCTGAATccagcctccacctgcctccGGGCCCCTGGCAGCTGTCCTTGCCAACCCTACCGTGCCGGCTTACCTGGGGCGGGTGTTGGCCGGCTTCCTGGGCTGCTGGGCACCTGTCTCTGCACAGTCTGCTCCAGGCGGCCTTTAATCTGCGGCCGTGGCCCGCCCCCAGCCGCCTGTTGGGCAACACGGAGGATTGAGGCCGCCGGACTTGTGTGGCCAGCTCGCCGCCCCCTTGGTCGCTCACAGCCACTGGGACACACGCCCCGTGTTTATAGATTGGAAACTGGCTCCCGGGCCGCACACAGGCTCCATGTCATCACAGGCACGAGAAGGGAGCCCAAGCCCTCCACCCAGCCTTGCCTCCGAGTCTAACTGGGCCCAGCACCGCAGCTGGGCCTGGCTGACATACGTTCAacacccagccccaggctggggcatCTCCCATGGAGGCAATGAGGCCCCTTCTCCAGGGCACGGCTCCCCCGTCACAGGGGACTGAGCTGCCCCTTGGGAAGCTAAAGTGAGCTGCAAGCACAGGCCTCGGTGTTGCCCCAGTGACAGGGGGTGGGGTGCCTCAGTGCGGCCCACACGTTGCCTGGCCATGCCTCACCCACCTTGTGGGCTCATCTTCCACCAGGAAAGGGAGATGGAGTCTGTTTCTCACATATAATGACCCATAATATCTAAGGAGCCTTTAGCAGAGATCACCAGGCAAGGAGAAAGAGGCAAGGTGGGCAGGAGcatggtgggggtaggggggacaGGGACGGTCTCAGAGGcacccacagccccagcctctcAGACCCCAGGCTCTcgggcctccccagccccaaggGTTCAGTCAAGGGTGAAAGGAAGTCAAAATGGGAGGGGACTGAGGAGGCCCTCCCTGGTCCAGGAAGCAGGTGGCATtatccccaggacctcatgccggGACAAGACGTGCCAGCCCTTGGCAGTGGGTGCTCACAGGCCCGATCTCCTGCTGGGGTACAAGGTGGCAACTGAGGTGCTGGCAGCAGCCTGCCCACTGCAGGTCCGCCAGAGTACCTTAGTCTGTAAAGCTGTTGGTGAACCTGGACTGTGGTGACCACGGGCTGGCCTGTCTTCCCATAGCAGCCATCTGGGAAGTGTCCCAGGCAAGCGACTAGGCCCAGGGGCTCTGGCAGCCCAGGTGGGAGGGGACCTGGTGTCCAGCTCCCGGGAGCCTCCTTGTCTAGAGCACCCACAGGGGAACTTGGGGAAACGACGGTGCAGATACAGGGAGCAGGCCAGAGCGGGTAAAGCTGCCACAGCCTAGAGAGGgaggcccctccctcacccccttccACCTGCGGCTGGGCTGAGGGAGGCGGGGCCGCACCAGTTGTGCCTGTTCCCGTGcttgaagggaaggaggaggctgtgACAGGCACAGCGCTCAGGGAGATGGGTCACTCCGGGAAGCCCAGAGAACAGCTTCCTGGACAACCAGTCAGGCCACGGCACAAGCTCCCCAGGCTGGTGCAgtgtcctggggagggaggaggaggaagcacaCGGCCGCCCGCTGCATCCAGGTGCGGTGCGTGCCTGGCTGAGGGGCTGCAAGGAGGCCTCATGTGGGggcccccagggagcagggggGGGCGGTGCTCTGACCATACTCAGgaccaggcaggggcaggggaaggatggCAGGAGGCTCCCAGCCAGGCGGGGCCCAGGACATGGAACAGGCGGGATGTGGAGAAGGGAGGACTGAGCACTGGGGcgacagcagagggaaggaggaggtcacatgcagacatggaaacaaaaaagCAGGCTGGAGGTAACTTCTTAGAAcctgagttttcttttctcccagctcACACTGCCCTACCCTGCCTCTACCCCTTCCCAAAGAGCTGCAGGCGCTGAGTACTCGGAGGCCGTGTCCGGAGAACTCGAGGGCTGTGACTGCTGATGGCTCAGCACCCCCCGGCCCCCGCTGCCTGACAACTGGGGAAAGAGCTGCCAGCTCCCAGGCTACCCGGGGCCTTTGTGCAGACCGTCGCTGAAAATCTCATATATTTCTGGGTTAGTTCTTCCATTTTGGtggctgcagagaaaagaaaaaggccaatGGCAAAGTGAGTCTAGCGCTTCCCAGCCTGGAAGAGGCAGCTCCCCAcccgccccctccctggccctcctcctccactggtTTTCCACAGCGGGGCCTCCAGGGGGGCCCGACTCCCGCTATGACTCAAAAGTGCTAAGCCAGGAGCTGctgagggggcaggggctggagagcaCTGGGTGCCCTGCGCGAACAGAAGGCACCTGTGGGTGCCAGGTCgagccccaggccagggcccaCTAGCctgtccccgcccccagccctctccccagagcccaggagccAGGGCTTGTTCTGATTTTGATGCTGTCTTCAATTTTAGTCAGACCGGCAACCTATGCACACAGATCAATCAGCACGGGCCCTAGCTGCGCACCCCACCGCAGGCCAGCGCTGGGAttctgctgggctctggggcgggtgggaagggaaatGCCACCATAACACACCTGCCTCCTGAGTACCAACTTCAGATAGTGAGCACTGGGCCACTGGCGCTCACTCCCACCCCGAACCCTCCCTATGGACTGGCGCTCTCCCTTCAGGTTTTCCTGCTGGTGGTGACGGAACTTAAACAGACACCTAATCCTTCCTCCaacttgcctccctccctcctggcccatcctctcccctcccacatGGCAAGGATGTCAACTGGCATGTGGTCCTGCCCATCCCAAGGGTGACTCCAAAGCTCAGGAATCAGGGGGTGGGCCTCGGGGCAAAGCCTGAGCAGGCGGACTCCTTACAGAGCTGAGACAGCACTCGGCCCACCCAGTCCCAGCCCTAGCAACCCTCCACGCTCACCATCAACACTCCCTCTGGGGCGTGGCCACATTTCTCCACAGATGGGATTTGGGGGTATCTTCTGCCTTCACTAAATCCTCAGGTTTTCCCAACCCTaagctgcccccagccccgctctgctcctggggacccccacccctgctgcttcATCAGCTCCATCTCCCCTCTGTCCTGTGCTCTCGGCGCTCCCTTGCCTTCTCTTGGTGTGGATCCCAGACTGAAAGCCCCTGGTCCTCTGAACACGCAGGACATCATCATCTGGAGGCCATGCGCTCTCTCCGGAAGCCAGGCCCGGTGCTACGTCCCCACTACTACGGACTCAGGAGGCTGGGCTTGGGGGCACAGCTTGTAGGTGGCATCTGCTCTGTCCTGGGAACCTGGGCCTGCCACTGAGCTGCAACCTCTGCCTCATGGTCCTTCCTTTGTCTGCATCAGGCCTCGGCCTCGCTCTTCTTTGTCCTCGTTTTGTTTACCAGTCCCTTTTTTCTCTACTCTGAAGATTCGTTGCCTCATTTGTTTTCTACTCTTTGCATGGGTTTTTTGAACTCTTTAACAACCATTTTTAACTCCTGAGtgtttgcttgcttttctccTTGCTGGTTCTTCATAGTTTCCTAGGTACGTTTGGACAAGATAGTGAGTACGTTAATTTCAATTTGTTGGAAAGTTCTCTTCTCAGAATGAGCCAGTACCATGCTTTTCCAGGTCTTTCTCTCTTCCATGGTATTGGCCCAGGttggagagaggaggccagggcagctggCGCACTGGCCCTGCTCTACTCCAGCGGAGCCGCCTGTTTCCTGCAGGGTCTCCCCAGCCGGGAACCATGCGGGGGGCATGGCAGCAGGGGCAGGTAGGGACTAACCTTCACGCCAGGGACCCTggcaggccagaaggaagtgggcTTCAACCGGGCCTCCAGCCATGTTGGGAGCCCGGATTTGCCATTCAATTCGGTCATTTTCTCACTGGGAGTGCCAGTCCGTACAGACCTGCCTTGCCTATGCCCTCTACTTCTGGCCCACTGgccactgtcccctccctggaACTTCCGGCCACACAGCCCTGGGACCATGGTGGTTCCACCAGGCAGACCGGCTCCCCTACTGCCCCCTCGGGCCGTCCTCCCAGCTGCAGCTTGCTCCACCCACTGCATCCATCAAATTACTCCCATgcactttccagcttccagaaaccTGCTTTCAAAATAAATGGATATTTTCATCGCCTGGGAGGCAAATGGGGCTTCAGGTCCACCCAGGTGAGAGGGTGACTGGTGGCTGATGATGGGATAAGCCGCTCTCCATCGCCAAAGCCCCCCGCCCCGCACACAAGGCCATGGCTCCAGGTACGGGCCCTGCAGGCACAATGGTCCCTCACTCAAGCCCCTCACTTCCAGCATGGGGACATGGGACCAACACAGCCCAGCTACAGCACCCAGAACGGTGGCCTAGCTTCTCAGACCAAGAGATGGAgcagcacagacacacacagcttGCACATGGTTGGCCCAAGGTCATAGAAACCAAGGACCTTGGTTTGTCAGGTAGgaaccagggaaatgcaaaggccATTCTAACTGGCCCCTGGCATGGGGCTGACACGGATCGTTTCTCTGTCGTGTCTATAGCACAAGAACACACCTCAAACAAATGAGGAGGCTGCACTGACCAGAGCTGGGCCAGAGGTGTGCGGGGGCAGAAGGAAGCTCCCTGCTCGGGTGCAGCACTTGCCCTCAAGACTCTCCAGGCTGCAGGGCAAGCGGATGCTTCTCTGCACGCAAAGCACAGGGGGAAGGGGCAGCGGCTCGCCCCCTCCCCCTTAGGGCGTGACGGAAAAGGTGAAGCCTGCACAGTCCTGTGAGCACTCCTGTGAGCAGGGGTGAAGACGTGCTCATTATTATACTAATGACAGCACAGGCTGTAGGCATTGTCTGAACAGCAATTACGCAATTACACGCAGGGGGGTGAGAGTCAGAGTGACAGTGATGATAAGGATAAACGTTatgagaaatttcaaaatggaGGAATCTGCTGCAGTTCAGTCAGAAAGAAGAGAGACCCCTGGGCGGTCAGGGGTACATGTGCCAAGTGTGTGTGCCAAGCCAAGAGCAGCAAGAAGGCCGGCCTAgtgaggggagggcaggctggtAAGTTCATGCAGACAGCCCCCCAAAGGGAGGGCTCAGGGGCTACATGAGCTAAAGCCACCCCTCGGGGGCGCACCGGGGCAGCATTCGCAGGCAGATGCTATAATTGCCACTGCCTAAGATGGGGGATGAGAGTCAGAGTGAACAGCAGACAAACCAAAAGGCGCGGAAGGAGAGGCTGCAGAATGAGATGTCCGAGAGGGCTCTGAACAGCTCTCACAGTCCGGGGGCTCTAGAGGCCACGTGCTCGCTGGAGCCGTGCAGATGCCCAGGGGAGAGCTGGGAAGGCCCTGAGCCATCGCCTCGGGTGGACCTCGAGACTGGGAGCCCCGGGAGGtacaggagaaggaagagtcaaCTGTCTGGCTGAGTGTGGATGAAAAACACGAAGCTAAACATCCAAGGAGCTCAAAACACTCCAGATGGGAGAAACTTCAAGTGACCCACACCAAGGCACATTACAACCAGACTGTCAAAAGCCAAAGGTCTGGCTCCATGGCAACACACGTGAGAGGTAGGTGGAACAGG is drawn from Camelus ferus isolate YT-003-E chromosome X, BCGSAC_Cfer_1.0, whole genome shotgun sequence and contains these coding sequences:
- the TREX2 gene encoding three prime repair exonuclease 2 — protein: MSKAPRAETFVFLDLEATGLPSVDPEIAEISLFAVHRSLLENPELDESGAPVLPRVLDKLTLCMSPERPFTTRASEITGLSNEGLARCRKAGFDDAVVRTLQGFLSRQEGPVCLVAHNGFDYDFPLLCMELQRLGAHLPGDTVCLDTLPALRGLDRAHSHGTRAQGSKGYSLGSLFRRYFQAEPSAAHSAEGDVHTLLMVFLHRAAELLAWADEQALSWAHVEPMYVPPDGPSLKS